One Purpureocillium takamizusanense chromosome 1, complete sequence genomic window carries:
- a CDS encoding uncharacterized protein (COG:A~EggNog:ENOG503NXW3), with amino-acid sequence MAANMQHMAGVGQMGMPQQMRKPTTTHQLQQYVYQQILSRSQGHGGMAWHANINLSDRMGKTMELISNITLAVNNGDPQQAAIMACKFEEDTFKSATSKEMYDSNMNGKIMEFFKKRQENEPNLQNSLNAQAQAAQAAQAQAMMNMQAQMGRGMGQNPQQGFQHLQHQMQASQIPQQVQQQQAQQQQMGMAMGMQAGRGGMPNQQGMGMPPNRPQPQVIAAEMSRLAQADKAKVMDLAAKLMSQTPEPQKANTRMQLQQRLAPQQLADLQSQGKDPLLWFFQTQAFHMLKNNMNRLQQQGGPPGQNANQAAIMQQQRSQQSLQQQRQGMLNAGVGQSSDFSQFPPGMDSIKDQQMTGLMAQQAGQMVVPASGAGPRNPTPQPANQALAGQPGPNQTPRQAPPQQQQHMQQQQQGANLQQMKMNQAQQSQAQLQLKQMQGQNGMMGGVGPSQSPAMNTLNTPVSRPPGGVNSGMGQGMGQGGMQFGDQRFNQGIQRPNSQAFQNMLASMTPDQRSALHGLAPDKLNDVMRRWQSTRQEQMAMNAGQMNPQNRPPNQFGGQMNMNMGMVGAQGPQVMQQQLPNGPGNASLQQQQMQMPRMPMQNTQAQMMMDQMELPAQVHAQIAQLPIEVKKWRDLKIWLSQNNTLPQNVKGQLSALQQKQFQILMQRRASMQQAGQTPGMNPMAGAMPGQMPNQQQQQQQQQQQQQQQQQQQQQQQQQQQHQQQMAMQRPMNSIPPQVLQVTPQELMQIRAQRPNLSNLPDEQLRAMLLHMKRTSWAQSQQSQQQLRAQQAQAQAQAQAQAQAQAQAQGQQTTPGQMPGAPPAPVPMQPTQSAQQQNRTPQPQNQAGPNGAMRQTAAMTQAGAQRQQQGQATEQARNNRPAPAKNNLKRPSTDDAADNVEPSNSAASGLPRPPSQPNQQQQGSKGPALTAQQVAAMPPAQRAKYEQYRKMQLAGQGQQAAALIQQQAAPEGVNRLRQFSAEEMRAFREQPASEIAMSPQERSETAAKLQRIAGDMTKVGRGLTKWYSITRDDVRAKMFFRTRLRIMSQFSDGDHMQVLKDKFTIRSSEVDQARSMLESMAKDLAASMMRSGHMKASGQGPAPAATPTPQQQQQQQQQQQQQQQQQQQQQQQQQQQQQPAAAATAAAPQQSQQGTPQAQPAPLSAANLEKNSQALNKVNQQKGSAKANQVPPAPIATQPPFSFGAASPHGNPSYIGKPKDMNLQLPPARKKPKLSGQQAVGQTSQGATPSPKLNKNASPEMRRAEPPKPVFTCKDAECANSTLTFATDQALQQHVQEEHVKPHEDPLKFCTEHLALALGLDPDGSPKKAAETSAAMSVSTSKQGQTPVNVGGTPASQDAGMKRSASGAGKSQEVKKPGKADAAGQKQGDGKADTATAAGRSDPWAGCTIDPQAFFANLGWEKGIGLPNLVSEANMYRSQTPKDTPESSKDSGASEPNSDISESAALDIDVYWHTYENVDSDLLLNLDSATLNGETVLKGPDGETMDPLLLLEPPMGPAPDWGDMKIDFSQPFELDTRFYSMAT; translated from the exons atggccgccaacaTGCAGCACATGGCTGGCGTTGGCCAGATGGGCATGCCGCAGCAAATGCGGAAGCCTACAACTACGCATCAACTCCAGCAATACGTCTATCAACAGATTCTCTCCCGCTCACAAGGACATGGTGGTATGGCATGGCACGCAAATATCAACCTTAGCGATCGCATGGGCAAGACCATGGAGCT CATTTCCAACATCACGCTGGCCGTCAACAACGGCGACCCCCAGCAGGCTGCCATTATGGCCTGCAAGTTTGAGGAGGACACTTTCAAGTCCGCAACAAGCAAG GAGATGTACGACTCAAACATGAATGGCAAGATCATGGAGTTCTTCAAGAAACGCCAGGAAAACGAGCCGAATCTCCAAAACTCTCTCAACGCCCAGGCACAAGCTGCACAagccgcccaggcccaggctATGATGAACATGCAGGCGCAAATGGGTCGGGGCATGGGCCAGAACCCCCAGCAAGGCTTTCAGCACCTCCAGCACCAAATGCAAGCGTCTCAAATACCTCAGCAGGtccagcaacaacaagctCAACAACAGCAGATGGGGATGGCAATGGGTATGCAAGCGGGCCGTGGGGGCATGCCGAACCAGCAGGGCATGGGTATGCCGCCGAATCGACCACAACCTCAGGTTATCGCGGCGGAAATGTCTCGGCTTGCTCAagccgacaaggccaaggtcatGGATCTTGCGGCGAAGCTCATGTCCCAGACTCCAGAGCCGCAAAAAGCGAACACGCGGatgcagctgcagcagagGCTGGCACCACAGCAGCTGGCCGACCTTCAATCTCAGGGCAAGGATCCGCTGTTGTGGTTTTTCCAGACACAGGCGTTCCACATGCTCAAGAACAATATGAaccgcctgcagcagcagggcggaCCCCCGGGTCAGAATGCCAACCAAGCCGCCAttatgcagcagcagcgcagccaaCAGtccctccagcagcagcgccagggcATGCTGAACGCAGGCGTGGGCCAGTCCTCGGACTTCTCGCAGTTCCCTCCCGGCATGGACAGCATCAAGGACCAGCAGATGACTGGTCTAATGGCACAGCAAGCCGGGCAAATGGTGGTCCCTGCCAGCGGAGCCGGCCCTCGAAacccgacgccgcagccggcaAACCAGGCCCTGGCTGGTCAGCCCGGGCCGAACCAGACTCCGCGACAGGCTCCCccacaacagcaacagcacatgcaacagcaacagcagggCGCGAATCTTCAGCAAATGAAGATGAACCAGGCCCAGCAGTCCCAGGCCCAGCTTCAGTTGAAGCAGATGCAAGGCCAGAACGGCATGATGGGTGGAGTTGGTCCTTCACAGAGCCCCGCCATGAACACTCTTAACACGCCCGTATCGCGCCCGCCGGGAGGCGTCAACAGCGGCATGGGCCAGGGCATGGGCCAAGGCGGGATGCAGTTTGGCGATCAGCGGTTCAACCAGGGAATACAGCGACCGAACAGCCAGGCCTTCCAGAACATGCTCGCCAGCATGACGCCCGACCAGAGATCAGCTCTCCATGGACTCGCTCCCGACAAGCTTAACGACGTCATGCGACGGTGGCAGAGCACGCGGCAGGAACAGATGGCGATGAACGCCGGTCAGATGAACCCCCAGAACCGCCCACCGAACCAGTTCGGCGGTCAGATGAACATGAACATGGGCATGGTCGGCGCCCAAGGCCCACAAGttatgcagcagcagctgccaAACGGGCCAGGCAACGCGAGCCTacaacagcagcagatgcagaTGCCCCGGATGCCCATGCAGAACACGCAGGCacagatgatgatggatcaGATGGAGCTTCCGGCGCAAGTCCACGCCCAGATTGCCCAGCTGCCTATCGAAGTCAAGAAGTGGAGGGATCTGAAGATTTGGCTCAGCCAAAATAACACGCTGCCGCAAAATGTCAAGGGCCAGCTCAGTGCTCTACAGCAGAAACAGTTCCAGATTCTCATGCAGAGACGGGCCTCGATGCAGCAAGCCGGGCAGACCCCCGGTATGAACCCGATGGCGGGCGCGATGCCTGGTCAAATGCCGAatcagcagcaacaacagcaacagcaacagcaacaacaacaacagcagcagcagcagcaacaacaacaacaacaacaacaacaacatcagcAGCAAATGGCTATGCAACGTCCGATGAACAGTATTCCGCCACAAGTGCTTCAAGTGACGCCGCAGGAGCTTATGCAGATTCGGGCGCAGAGGCCTAACCTGTCCAACCTGCctgacgagcagctgcgtgCCATGCTGTTGCACATGAAGCGAACGTCTTGGGCACAGTCACAACAGTCACAGCAGCAGTTGAGGGCTCAACAagcacaggcacaggccCAGGCTCAAGCCCAGGCGCAagcacaggcacaggctcAAGGCCAGCAGACTACGCCAGGCCAGATGCCTGGtgcccccccggcgccggtCCCGATGCAACCAACACAgtcggcgcagcagcaaaacCGCACGCCACAACCGCAAAACCAGGCCGGACCGAATGGTGCCATGAGGCAGACAGCCGCAATGACGCAGGCAGGCGCTcagaggcagcagcaagggcaGGCCACTGAGCAGGCACGCAACAaccggcccgcgccggccaagAACAACCTGAAGCGACCGAgcaccgacgacgctgcgGACAACGTGGAGCCATCGAACTCTGCCGCTTCCGGGCttccgcggccgccgtctcaacccaaccagcagcagcagggctcCAAGGGCCCGGCATTAACGGCACAACAGGTAGCCGCCATGCCACCGGCGCAGCGGGCCAAATACGAGCAGTATAGGAAGATGCAGCTGGCTGGacagggccagcaggccgcgGCCTTGATtcagcagcaggctgcccCGGAAGGTGTCAACCGTCTAAGGCAATTCAGTGCAGAGGAGATGCGTGCTTTTAGGGAACAGCCAGCTTCCGAGATCGCCATGAGCCCGCAGGAGCGCAGCGAAACTGCCGCCAAGCTGCAACGAATCGCGGGTGACATGACCAAGGTCGGTCGCGGACTCACCAAGTGGTATTCAATTACGCGAGATGATGTGCGCGCCAAGATGTTCTTCAGAACG CGACTTCGTATCATGAGCCAATTCTCCGACGGCGATCACATGCAGGtgctcaaggacaagttCACCATCCGATCGTCCGAAGTGGACCAGGCTCGGTCCATGTTGGAAAGCATGGCCAAGGACCTCGCAGCGAGCATGATGAGAAGCGGACACATGAAAGCTTCCGGGCAGGGacctgcgcctgccgccacgccaaccccgcagcagcagcagcagcagcagcagcagcagcagcagcagcagcagcagcagcagcagcagcagcagcagcagcagcagcagcagcagccggcggcggcggcgacggcggcggcaccgcaaCAGTCTCAGCAGGGAACGCCCCAGGCACAGCCGGCCCCGTTGAGCGCAGCCAACCTGGAGAAGAACTCGCAGGCACTGAACAAGGTGAACCAGCAGAAGGGATCCGCCAAGGCGAATCaggtgccgcccgccccaatAGCGACGCAACCGCCCTTCTCGTTTggggccgcctcgccgcacgGGAACCCAAGCTACATCGGCAAGCCCAAGGACATGAACCTGCAGCTCCCGCCTGCACGGAAGAAGCCCAAGCTGTCTGGGCAACAGGCTGTGGGCCAAACATCGCAGGGCGCGACACCCTCGCCCAAGCTGAACAAGAACGCGTCTCCCGAGATGCGCCGAGCTGAGCCGCCAAAACCCGTGTTCACGTGCAAGGATGCCGAGTGCGCCAACTCTACGCTCACGTTTGCGACGGACCAggcgctccagcagcacgtcCAGGAGGAGCACGTGAAGCCGCATGAAGACCCGCTCAAGTTCTGCACGGAGCACCTTGCGCTGGCGCTTGGCCTGGACCCCGACGGCTCCccgaagaaggcggcggagacgtcggcggcgatgagtgTGTCGACTTCGAAGCAGGGCCAGACACCGGTCAACGTGGGCGGAACGCCAGCATCCCAGGACGCCGGCATGAAGAGGtcggcgagcggcgccggGAAGTCTCAGGAGGTCAAGAAGCCGGGCAAGGCGGATGCCGCAGGGCAGAAGCaaggcgacggcaaggcggacacggcgacggcggctgggcgcTCAGATCCCTGGGCGGGTTGCACCATCGACCCGCAGGCGTTCTTTGCCAACTTGGGCTGGGAAAAGGGTATCGGGCTGCCCAACCTGGTCAGCGAAGCCAACATGTACCGGTCCCAGACGCCCAAGGACACTCCCGAGTCGAGCAAGGACAGCGGTGCCAGCGAGCCCAACAGTGACATATCGGAGAGCGCGGCACTCGACATTGATGTCTACTGGCATACGTACGAGAACGTGGACTCGGACCTGCTGCTGAATCTCGACAGCGCGACGTTGAATGGAGAGACGGTGCTGAAGGGGCCCGACGGAGAGACGATGGACCCGTTGCTCCTATTGGAACCGCCAAtggggccggcgccggactGGGGGGACATGAAGATTGACTTTTCGCAACCTTTTGAGCTGGATACCCGGTTTTACAGCATGGCGACGTAG
- a CDS encoding uncharacterized protein (COG:S~EggNog:ENOG503P9K9), with product MASSSHAAAGTASPTKRRAALAPLDANAMPASPKPFSAKDGIAASVSLKSGKSPPVSPAASWSASAALAVGAAKRTAGEDAGPPPAKKPCLEERDEDAQQHRPSRSQSPDSVSVFDTSAGEGDSSWATASTEPDHAVVTAFVRPRPSLTREQAREKAEILRLRLGLASYKVRTGQVAVPLANLRRLPLPAAGRRTVRVQSPAPPSTTASPAAENNNNNNFNRECDVEEGDDDDDESQSQTLPQSQQSAATHVSASTNSEFDASMTIAATPPRQSQRDAEQEQQEGGGDGERGAENKDKDEAGVEGEGTRNDVGGNAATGLLSLAMASMS from the exons atggcctcttcgtcgcacgccgctgccggcacCGCGTCGCCCACCAAGAGAcgcgccgccttggccccgCTGGACGCGAACGCGATGCCTGCGTCCCCCAAGCCGTTctcggccaaggacggcatCGCAGCCTCCGTGTCCCTTAAGAGCGGAAAGAGCCCACCCGTTTCCCCCGCCGCATCGTggtccgcgtccgccgcgctggccgtcggcgccgccaagaggaccgccggcgaggatgccggtccgccgccggccaagaagccgtGCCTCGAGGAGCGTGACGAG GACGCACAACAGCACCGACCGTCTCGCTCCCAGAGCCCCgactccgtctccgtcttcgACACCTCGGCCGGTGAGGGCGACTCGTCGTGGGCCACTGCCTCTACGGAACCGGACCACGCCGTGGTCACTGCTTTcgtccgcccgcggccaagcCTGACGCGAGAGCAGGCGAGAGAG AAAGCAGAAATCCTCCGTCTACGCCTCGGGCTCGCGTCATACAAGGTCCGCACCGGTCAGGTTGCCGTCCCGCTGGCCAACCTGCGTCGCCTGCCCCTCccggccgcgggccgccGTACCGTCCGCGTCCAgagccctgcgccgccgtcgacaacggcCTCCCCCGCTGCCGAGAACAATAATAACAATAACTTCAATCGGGAGTGTgatgtcgaggagggcgacgatgacgacgatgagtcGCAGTCTCAGACCTTGCCGCAATCTCAACAGTCTGCGGCTACGCACGTGTCCGCGTCGACCAACTCCGAATTCGACGCCTCCATGACGAtagccgccacgccgccgcggcagagCCAACGTGACGCCgaacaagaacaacaagaaggcggcggcgacggggagcgAGGGGCAGagaacaaggacaaggatgAGGCCGGTGTTGAGGGAGAGGGCACGAGGAACGACGTCGGAGGCAACGCCGCAACCGGCCTGCTCAGCCTCGCGATGGCGAGCATGAGCTAG
- a CDS encoding Aspartyl aminopeptidase (COG:E~MEROPS:MER0003374~EggNog:ENOG503NWB8): MLLRASHSSSHLLRLFPRRLFFSEPQVIVISTTTSVQLSSSLCTTSLAMAPPKPALDFVDFVNASPTPYHATKSAAERFEKAGFTLIKERDSWASKLQPGGKYYLTRNGSSIVAFAIGRKWRPGNPVAIVGAHTDSPCLRLKPVSKKSNVGYLQVGVETYGGGIWHSWFDRDLSIAGRVLVRDGDNFVQRLVKVDRPLLRIPTLAIHLHRQSNFDPNKETELFPIAGLAAAELNKSAAAAGEPAEDEQDHDVEDFRPLDQMSERHHPAVLDVLASELKVDVSAIADFELVLYDTQKSCIGGISDELIFSPRLDNLGMTYCSVMGLISSVRDGASLDNDSTIRMTVCFDHEEIGSQSAQGAHSNLLPSVIRRLSVLPGNRDASSEGSYEAVHHEGEESTAYEQTLSRSFLMSADMAHAVHPNYAGKYESSHQPAMNKGTVIKINANQRYATNSPGIVLVQECARLAGVPLQLFVVRNDSPCGSTIGPGLAAKLGMRTLDLGNPQLSMHSIRETGGAADVEHAVKLFDQFFESYGRLEPKILVD; the protein is encoded by the exons ATGCTCCTCCGAGCCTCGCATTCGTCCTCACACCTACTCCGCCTGTTCCCGAGacgcctcttcttctccgagCCCCAGGTGATCGTCATTTCGACGACAACCTCTGTCCAGCTATCCTCGTCCCTTTGCACCACATCGCTCGCCATGGCTCCCCCCAAGCCTGCTCTCGACTTTGTCGATTTCGTCAACGCCTCACCCACTC CCTACCACGCCAccaagtcggccgccgagcggTTTGAAAAGGCCGGCTTCACCCTCATCAAGGAACGCGACTCTTGGGCCTCGAAGCTCCAGCCCGGCGGCAAGTACTACCTGACCCGCAACGGctcctccatcgtcgccttcgccatcGGCCGCAAGTGGCGCCCGGGCAAtcccgtcgccatcgtcggcgcccacaCTGACTcgccctgcctgcgcctCAAGCCCGTCTCTAAAAAGTCAAATGTCGGCTATCTgcaggtcggcgtcgagacgtacggcggcggcatctggcACTCGTGGTTCGACCGCGACCTGagcatcgccggccgcgtcctcgtccgcgacggGGACAACTTCGTCCAGAGgctcgtcaaggtcgaccGCCCGCTCCTGCGCATCCCCACTCTAGCCATTCACCTCCACCGTCAGTCCAACTTCGACCCCAAcaaggagacggagctgTTTCCCAttgccggcctcgcggccgccgagctgaacaaaagcgccgccgccgccggtgagcCCGCagaggacgagcaggacCACGATGTGGAGGATTTCCGCCCGCTGGATCAAATGTCGGAGCGCCACCACCcggccgtgctcgacgtgctcgccAGCGAGCTCAAGGTGGACGTGTCGGCCATTGCCGACTTCGAGCTCGTCCTCTACGACACGCAAAAGTCGtgcatcggcggcatcagcGACGAGCTCATCTTCTCGCCGCGCCTCGATAATCTGGGCATGACGTACTGCTCCGTAATGGGCCTCATCTCATcggtccgcgacggcgcctcgCTCGACAACGACTCGACAATCCGCATGACGGTGTGCTTCGACCACGAGGAGATTGGCTCGCAGTCGGCTCAGGGCGCCCACTCCAACCTGCTGCCCTCGGTGATCCGCCGCCTGTCTGTCTTGCCCGGCAACCGCGATGCCTCGAGCGAGGGCAGCTATGAGGCCGTCCAccacgagggcgaggagTCGACGGCCTACGAGCAGACCCTGTCGCGGTCCTTCCTCATGTCGGCCGACATGGCGCACGCCGTGCACCCCAACTACGCCGGCAAGTACGAGTCGTCGCACCAGCCCGCCATGAACAAGGGCACTGTCATCAAGATCAACGCCAACCAGCGCTATGCCACCAACTCACccggcatcgtcctcgtccaggagtgcgcccgcctcgccggcgtgcccCTGCAGCTTTTCGTCGTCCGCAACGACTCCCCCTGCGGCAGCACCATCGGCccgggcctcgccgccaagctcggcATGCGCACCCTTGACCTCGGCAACCCCCAGCTCAGCATGCACAGCATccgcgagacgggcggcgccgccgatgtcgAGCACGCCGTCAAGTTGTTTGACCAGTTCTTTGAGAGCtatggccgcctcgagccTAAGATTTTGGTGGACTAG
- the RTA3 gene encoding RTA1 like domain protein (COG:S~EggNog:ENOG503NWCU~TransMembrane:7 (o36-56i63-81o93-116i136-157o177-199i211-231o251-275i)) has translation MSRQLPPGVKTFGPDATCNLDNCPIEWSIYGFRPSLAANTFFLVLFSLIGIIHTYLGIRWKSWGFMTGMILGCLSEVVGYIGRIMLWNNPFSFVGFMVQIVCLTIAPVFYTASIYVTLSKTIVYFAPDLSRFKPQLFYWIFIPFDVVCLMLQAAGGAMSTNSDGDNRTGVNVSMAGLALQVVVLTAFVACFADYMIRYWRSGRSSGFGWRLRAFFVGLSGSVLLILARCAYRVAELRDGYDGELIKEEVPFIVLEGVLIALAALALCLGHPGLVFDQDTPRKSSHDSEESGAETAERK, from the exons ATGTCGCGGCAACTTCCCCCGGGCGTCAAGACCTTTGGTCCCGACGCCACCTGCAACCTCGACAACTGTCCCATAGAATGGAGCATCTACGGCTTCcggccgtcgctggccgCTAACACATTCTTCTTGGTTCTCTTTTCCCTAATCGGAATCATCCACACGTACCTGGGCATCCGATGGAAAAGCTGGGGTTTCATGACGGGCATGATCCTGGGCTGCCTGAGCGAGGTAGTTGGGTATATTGGCCGCATCATGCTCTGGAACAACCCTTTCTCGTTTGTTGGCTTCATGGTGCAAATCG TGTGCCTGACCATCGCGCCCGTCTTCTACACGGCGTCTATCTACGTGACGCTGTCCAAGACGATTGTGTACTTTGCGCCCGACCTATCGCGGTTCAAGCCGCAGCTATTCTATTGGATCTTCATCCCCTTTGACGTGGTATGCCTAatgctgcaggcggcgggcggggccaTGTCGACCAACTCGGATGGCGACAACCGGACGGGCGTGAACGTGTCCATGGCGGGTCTGGCGCTGCAGGTCGTCGTGCTGACGGCCTTTGTGGCGTGCTTTGCCGACTACATGATCCGTTATTGGCGCTCGGGCCGGTCGTCGGGCTTTGGATGGCGCCTCCGGGCCTTCTTCGTGGGCTTGTCGGGGTCGGTGCTGCTCATCCTGGCCCGTTGCGCCTACCGTGTAGCCGAGCTCCGGGACGGctacgacggcgagctcatCAAGGAAGAGGTGCCCTTCATTGTGCTCGAGGGTGTGCTGAttgcgctggcggcgctggcgctaTGCCTCGGCCACCCtggcctcgtcttcgaccAGGACACGCCGCGCAAGTCGTCGCACGACAGCGAAGAAAGCGGGGCGGAGACTGCGGAGCGCAAGTAG
- a CDS encoding uncharacterized protein (SECRETED:SignalP(1-17~SECRETED:cutsite=AHG-GH~SECRETED:prob=0.6025)~TransMembrane:1 (n3-10c15/16o220-240i)~COG:S~EggNog:ENOG503P8FJ) gives MRFSTVALLAGSALAHGGHESVAPTSTDYTTTLVTVTACPSTVTNCPAHSQTSSVVTSLVPVTTSTVYTTKVHTITSCAPTVTNCPAHSTIITTETIPISTTVCPVGPSTSAGPGPYPNSTIAVPTGGASSALPSGPATTVLPSGPATTAAPVCPSHSVTAITKSYTTVLTSVEYSTIKVPCPTETQGPSGTVTPPVVTPPPAGNTSVPTGVPPPVTAGAASFAGSALFAVAAGVAAYVFA, from the coding sequence ATGCGTTTCTCTACCGTTGCTCTTCTGGCCGGCTCGGCCCtggcccacggcggccacgagagCGTCGCCCCTACGTCCACGGActacaccaccaccctggTCACCGTCACTGCTTGCCCGTCGACCGTCACCAACTGCCCTGCCCACTCGCAGACCAGCAGCGTCGTGACCAGCCTGGTTCCCGTCACCACCTCGACCGTCTACACCACCAAGGTCCACACCATCACCTCGTGCGCCCCGACGGTCACCAACTGCCCGGCTCAcagcaccatcatcaccaccgagACCATCCCCATCTCGACCACTGTGTGCCCCGTCGGCCCTAGCACCtctgctggccctggcccctACCCCAACAGCACCATTGCTGTTCCTACCGGTGGTGCCTCGTCGGCTCTGCCCTCCGGCCCGGCCACGACGGTCCTGCCCAGCGGccctgccaccaccgccgctccCGTCTGCCCCAGCCACTCcgtcaccgccatcaccaagaGCTACACCACCGTCCTCACCTCGGTTGAGTACTCTACCATTAAGGTCCCCTGCCCTACCGAGACCCAGGGCCCCAGCGGCACTGTCACTCCCCCTGTTGTCACGCCCCCCCCTGCTGGCAACACCTCGGTCCCCACTGGTGTTCCTCCCCCCGTcactgccggcgctgcctcCTTCGCCGGCTCGGCTCTCttcgccgttgccgccggtgTCGCCGCCTACGTCTTCGCTTAA